The Rhodococcus antarcticus DNA segment GCATCGGGTTCGGCCTCGGGGTGGACCGCACGATGCTCGCGCTCGCCGCCGAGGGCGTCGCGGTGGGGGAGACCACCCGGGTGGACGTGTTCGGGGTGCCGCTGGGCGAGGACGCGCTGGCCGCGCTCGTGCCGGTGGCCGGGGCCCTGCGGGCCTCGGGAGTACGGGTGGACCTGGCCTACGGTGGCCGTGGGCTCAAGGGCGCGATGAAGGCCGCCGACCGCTCCGGCGCCCGGTTCGCGCTGGTGCTCGGCGACCGCGACCTCGAGGCCGGGGTGGTGGGGCTGAAGGACCTGGGCACCGGGGAGCAGCTGGAGATCGCGCTGGACTCCGCGGTGGAGCGGGTTCGCGCCGCGCTGCGCGGGTAGCCAGGGCGCGAGGTCGGCCACCCGGGGTCCGCCTCCGCCCCGAGCCGGTGCCGGGCCAGCTCCAGCATCGCCACCCCGGCAAGGCAGCCCCTTGCTCTGGGATCGAACACGTGTTCGACTATCCCCATGAGGTGGGACGGGCAGAAGGTCGTGGACGGTGAGGTGGTCGGCGGACCGCCCACGCTGCCCGGCATGCCCGGGCTGCTGCGCTCGGTCCGGTCCCCGGACTTCGCCGACGTCGTGTTCCACGAGGTGGCCGCGCGCTCGGTGCTCAACGCGGTGCCCGGGGGATCGGCCGTGCCGTTCCGCTGGACGGTGAACACCTTCCGCGGGTGCAGCCACGCGTGCGTCTACTGCTTCGCCCGGAACACCCACACCTATCTCGACCTCGATGCCGGTGCGGACTTCGACGGCCAGGTGGTGGTCAAGGTGAACGCCGCCGAGGTGCTCGCCCGGCAGCTGCGGGCCCCGTCGTGGGCGCGCGAGCACGTGGCCATGGGCACCAACACCGATCCGTACCAGCGCGCCGAGGGCCGCTACGAGCTCATGCCCGGGGTGATCGACGCCCTGGCCCGGGAGCACACCCCGTTCTCCATCCTCACCAAGGGGACGCTGCTGCGCCGCGACCTGCCCCGGCTCGTGGAGGCCGCCGAGCGGGTCCCGGTGGGCATCGGGGTGTCCCTCGCGCTGGTGGACCCCGAGCTGCACCGGCGCCTGGAGCCCGGCACGCCGACGCCCCGTGCCCGGCTGGACCTCGTGCGGGCGCTGCGCGAGGCGGGGCTGCCCTGCGGGGTGTTCGTGGCCCCGGTGCTGCCGCACCTCACCGACTCGGTGGCCGCCCTGGACGAGCTGCTCGGGGAGATCGCGGCCGCCGGGGCCACGGGCGTCAGCGTGGTGGCGCTGCACCTGCGGCCCGGCACCCGGGAGTGGTTCCTGGCCTGGCTCCAGCGCGAGCACCCCGAGCTCGTGGACACCTACGCGCGCCTGTACCGCACGGGCGCCTAGGTCGATCCCGCCTACCGGCGGCTGCTCGCCCAGCGCTGGGCTCCGCTGGTGCGTCGACACGGGCTCGAGTCCCGTCGCGGTGCTCCGGCGAGCGGGGTGCCTGGTGACGGCGAGGCGGAGTTCCCCCGCGGGGCTTTGCCCACCCGGGCCCCAGCAGCGCCGACGACGGACACCGAGCAGCTCCGGCTGCTCTGAGCGGAGCGGACCTGATCGCGCCCGCCTGCCGGGCTCGTGGGGCCGACCGCGCCCGCCCGATCGGCGGTGGGGATGATGGATGCATGTGGCGCCGCACCCTCGTCCTCCTGCTCGGGCTGCTCGCCCTGGCCGGCTGCTCGTCGGACCCGGGCCCCGCGCCGGCGGCCACGGCTCCGATGGCGGGGGTGGGTGCTCCCTCGGACGCCGTCCACGGAGCGACGGCCGGCACCGCGCCCCTCGCCTTCGGCGCGACCTCCACCGACCCCAACGGCCTGGCCGTCACCGTGACCGCCCCCCAGGTCGTGGCCCTGCCCGCGGGGGTCACCCCGGTCCAGTCGTGGCCGACCTACGTCACCGTGACCGTGACGCTCGTCAACGGGAGGTCCGACGCCTACGACCCGCAGAGCCTGTTCGTGTCCCTGACCAGCGGGAAGGACACCGCCGAGCAGGTCTTCGCAGCCGGGGCCGGACTGCCGGGCACCCCCTCCCAGGGCCTGGCCCCCGGCGCCCGGGTGAGCTTCCCGCTGGCCTTCGGCGTCACCGCCGCGACCGGGCTCAGCCTGGAGATCGCTCCCGACTTCACCCAGCCCACGGTGCTCTACCAGGGCTAGCGGCGTCCCAGCAGCCGGGCGATCGTGCGGATGGTGGCCTCGTCGGGCCGCAGGATCATCGTCGTCAGCACGGTCTCCTCCCAGCGGGCCAGCTCGTCGGCGATCTTGGCCTCGGAGCCCACGAGCGCCACGTCCTCGACCATGGCCAGCGGCACTGCGGCAATCGCAGCCTTCCGGTCACCGGCGAGGTAGGCGTCCTGGATCGTCGAGACCTCGGCCTCCCATCCCATCCGGGAGAAGACGTCGGCGTGGAAGTTCGCCCCCTTCGCGCCCATCCCGCCCGCGTACAGGGCGATCTCCGGGCGCAGCGCGTCGGCCGCGCGCTCGACGTCGTCGTCGATCACCACGGGCACCGGGCACACCACCTCGAAGTCGTCCAGGGTGTGCCGGGCGCCGTCGCGGTCGAACCCGTCGGCCAGCGCGGTGCGGTAGAAGGCATCGGCGGAGGGGCCGAACCAGAGCGGGAACCAGCCGTCGGCGATCTCCGCGGCGAGCGCGACGTTCTTGGGGCCCTCCGCGGCGAGGAAGATCGGCAGATCCACCCGGAGCGGGTGCACGGTGGAGCGCAGCGGCTTGCCCAGGCCCGAGCCGCCCGCCAGGGGGAGGGGGTAGAACGCGCCCTCGTGCCGGACCGGTGCCTCGCGGGCCAGCACCTGCCGGACGACCTCGACGTACTCCCGGGTGCGGGCGAGCGGCTTGGGGTAGGGCTGGCCGTACCAGCCCTCCACCACCTGGGGCCCGCTCGCCCCGAGACCGAGCACGAACCGCCCGCCGGAGAGGTGGTCCATGGTCATCGCGGCCATCGCCGCGGCGGTGGGGGTCCGGGCCGACATCTGCATGATGGCCGTGCCCAGTCGGACCCGTTCGGTCCTGGAGCCCCACCAGGCCAGGGGGGTGAGCGCGTCGGAGCCGTAGGCCTCGGCTGTCCACACGGAGTCCAGCCCCAGGTCGTCGGCCCTGGCCACGAGCTCGGCGGCGCCCTCCGGTGGCCCGGCCGACCAGTAGCCGACCGACAGTCCCAGCTCCACGGTGAGCCCCTTCCGTTGCGGACCCCGACCGTACGGCGTGGCGCCCGAACGCAACAAGCAGGCTTGACTGTTTGTTGCCCGGAGGGCACAGTCGGCCAGGTGAGCACCACCGTGGCGGCGAGCCCGCGACAGACGCAGGCGGACCGCAGCCGTGACACCCGGCTCAAGCTCATGCAGGCCGTGGTGGAGTGCCTGGTCGACGTCGGGTGGGCCGGGACCACGACCACCCTGGTCTCCGAGCGGGCCGGGGTGTCCCGTGGCGCCCAGCTGCACCACTTCGCGAGCCGGGGCGAGCTCGTCGCCGCGGCCGTGGAGCACCTGGGGGCGGAGAGCGTGCGGGCGCTCCGTGCCGATTCCGACGCCCTGGGGCGACCGGTGCGCACCCCGGCCGTCGTCGGGCTGATCGTCGACTTCTACGTCAGCCCGCTGTTCGCCGCGGCCCTCGAGCTGTGGGTGGCGGCGCGGACGGACACCGCGCTGCGCGAGCTCGTCATCCCCCTGCAGGGTCGGCTGGGCCGGGAGACCCACCGCCTGGCCGTCGACCTGCTGGACGTGGACGAGTCCCGCCGCGGCGCCCGCGAGGCGGTGCAGGCGACCCTCGACCTCGCCCGCGGACTCGCCCTGGCCAACCAGCTCACCGACGACTCCGTCCGCCGCGCCCGCATCGTCGCGGAGTGGTCCGCCCAGCTCGAGGAGAGGCTCGCATGACCGCCGCCCCGGTGAACGCCCAGCAGCAGGTCGTCGACGACCTGGCCGCGGAGAACGACGACCTGGACGCCCGGGTGGCGGACCTGGACGCGGCCGGGTGGCGCACCCCGACACCGGCGGCGGGCTGGGACGTCGCCCACCAGGTCGCGCACCTCGCCTGGACCGACCACGCCTCGTTGCTCGCGGTGACCGACCCCGCCGGTTTCACCGCGCTCCTCGCCGACGCCGCGCAGGACCCCACCGGCTTCGTCGACACCGCCGCCGCGGAGGGTGCGGCCACGCCGGTCGCCGAGCTGCTGGCCCGGTGGCGGACCGGTCGCGCGGAGCTGCTCGTCGCGCTGGCCGCCGTCCCGTCCGGGGTGAAGATCCCGTGGTTCGGCCCGCCGATGAGCGCCGCCTCCATGGCCACCGCCCGGCTCATGGAGACCTGGGCGCACGGCCAGGACGTGGCCGACGCGCTCGGGCAGGTGCGGGAGCCCACCGCCCGGCTGAGGCACGTCGCCCACATCGGGGTGCGCACCCACGGCTTCGCCCACCTGGTCAACGGTCTCCAGCCGCCCGCCGCGCCGGTCCGGGTGGAGCTCACCGCGCCCGACGGCAGCACGTGGACCTGGAACGACGACGCCGTCGAGGTCGTGCGGGGTACCGCGGTGGACTTCTGCCTGCTGGTCACCCAGCGGCGGCACCGCGACGACCTCGCGCTGGTGGCACAGGGACCCGTCGCGCAGCAGTGGCTCACCGTCGCCCAGGCCTTCGCGGGCCCGCCGGGCGGCGGACGGTCCGCGGCCGAGGTGTCGCCGTGACCGACGCCCTCCGGATCGGCAACGCCTCGGGCTTCCTCGGGGACCGCTTCTCCGCCGTGCACGAGATGCTCACCGGCGGCGAGCTCGACGTCCTCACCGGCGACTACCTGGCCGAGCTGACCATGCTCATCCTCGGCCGCCAGCGCGCGAAGGACCCCACCCGCGGCTACGCCACCACCTTCCTGCGCCAGCTGGAGACCGGGCTCGGGGAGGCCCGGGCCCGCGGCGTGAAGGTGGTGGCCAACGCGGGCGGGCTCAACCCCGCGGGGCTCGCCGACGCCGTGCGGACGCTGGCCCAGCGGCTCGGGCTCGACGTGTCCGTGGCCCACGTGGAGGGCGACGACCTGCTGCCCCGCGCGGACGAGCTCGGACTCGGCGGCGCGCTCACCGCGAACGCCTACCTCGGTGCAGCGGGGATCGCGACGTGCCTGCGTGCGGGCGCGGACGTCGTGGTCACCGGGCGGGTCACCGACGCCTCGCTGGTGGTCGGACCCGGGATGGCCCACTTCGGCTGGGGGGCAGCGGGTTCGAGCACCGACGACCTGGACGCGCTGGCCGGTGCCGTGGTCGTCGGTCACGTGCTGGAGTGCGGCACCCAGGCCACCGGCGGCAACTACTCCTTCAGCGCGCGGCACGACGTGCGGCGCCCGGGCTTCCCCCTGGCGGAGCTGCACGCCGACGGCTCGGCCGTCATCACCAAGCACCCGGGCACCGGCGGGGCGGTCACGGTCGGCACGGTCACCGCGCAGCTGCTCTACGAGATCCAGGGCGCGCGCTACGCCGGCCCGGACGTCACCACCCGCTTCGACACGATCTCCCTCGCCCAGGACGGCCCGGACCGCGTGCGGATCTCCGGCACGGTCGGCGAGCCCCCCCCGCCCACGACCAAGGTGTGCGTCAACACCCTGGGCGGGTTCCGCAACGAGATGACGGTCGCGCTGACCGGGCTCGACGTCGAGGCCAAGGCAGAGCTGGTCACCGCCCAGCTCGAGGCGGCGCTGGACCCCCGGCCGCAGACCGTGGCGTGGACGCTGAGCCGGCTCGACACCCCGGACGCGGCGACCCAGGCCCAGGCCACGGCGCTGTTGCGGTGCGCGGTGAGCGACGAGGACCCGAAGGTCGTCGGACGGTCGTTCAGCGGTGCCGTCGTGGAGCTCGCGCTGGCGAGCATCGCCGGGTTCCACGTGCTGGCCCCGCCGGGCGACGGCACCCCGTACGGCAGGTACACCGCGGCGTACGTCGACAACGCCGTGCCGCAGCACCTGGCCACGGGCGTGCTGCACCAGCCGCCGGCGACCACCCGGCCGCTGCACCCCGTGCCCGACCCGGAGCTCCCGGAGGCGCTCACCGGTCCGACCCGGCGGGTGCCGCTGGGCACCGTGTTCGGCGCGCGCTCCGGCGACAAGGGCGGCGACGCGAACGTCGGGGTGTGGGCGGAGTCCGACGCCGGGTACGCCTGGCTCGCCCACGAGCTCACCCCGGACCGGCTGAGGGTGCTGCTCCCGGAGACCGCCGAGCTGGAGATCCACCGCACCCTGCTGCCGAACCTGCGGGCGGTGAACCTGGTGCTCGTGGGGCTGCTCGGCGAGGGCGTGGCCAGCGCACACCGTTTCGACCCCCAGGCCAAGGCCGTGGGGGAGTGGCTGCGCAGCCGCCTCGTCGACCTGCCCGTCACCCTGCTGGAGGAGACCCCGTGAGCACGGCTGAGCACTTCGAGACCCCCGAGCGCCGCGAGCTGCGCTCCACCGTGCGCCGGTTCGTCGAGCGCGAGGTGGTCCCGCACCTGTCGGACTGGGAGCGCGCCGGGGAGCTGCCCCGGAGCCTGCACGTCCGCGCCGCCGAGCTCGGACTGCTGGGCCTGGGGTTCGACGAGGAGGTGGGCGGCTCCGGCGGGGACCTGCTCGACACCGTGCTGCTCACCGAGGAGCTGATCCAGGCCGGGGGCTCCTCCGGGTTGGTCGCCGGGCTGCTCACCCACGGCATCGCCCTGCCGCACGTCGTCGCGGCCGGTGATCCGACGCTGCGGGACCGCTTCGTCCGCCCCACCCTCGCCGGAGAGCTGATCGGGTCGCTCGGCATCACCGAGCCCGACGGGGGTTCCGACGTCGCGGGCCTGCGCACCACCGCGGTGCGCGACGGGGACTCCTACGTCGTCAACGGGGCCAAGACCTACATCACCTCGGGCACGCGGGCGGACTTCGTCACCACTGCCGTGCGCACGGGTGGTCCGGGCCACGGTGGGATCAGCCTGCTCGTCGTCGAGGCGAGCACGCCCGGGTTCACCGTGACCCGCCGGCTGGAGAAGATGGGCTGGCACTGCAGCGACACCGCCGAGCTGTCCTTCGTCGACGCCCGCGTGCCGGTGGGCAACCTCGTGGGGGTCGAGGGCACCGGGTTCGTCCAGATCGCGCAGCAGTTCCAGTCCGAGCGCATCTCCCTGGCCGTGCAGGCCTACGCCACCGCGCAGCGCTGCCTCGACCTCACCCTGGACTGGGTGCGGCAGCGGGAGACCTTCGGTCGGCCGTTGATCGCCCGGCAGACCGTCCGGCACACCCTCGTGGAGATGCGCTCGCGGATCGAGCTGGCCCGGGCGTTCACCCGGGACCTGGCCGTCCGGGTGAACGAGGGCGCCGAGGACATCGGCGGGGTCTGCGTGGCCAAGAACACCGCCTGTGCAGCAGCGGACTTCGTCGTCGACAAGGCCGTGCAGCTGCACGGCGGGATGGGCTACATGCGGGAGGCAGAAGTGGAACGGCACTACCGGGACGCGCGGATCCTGTCCATCGGCGGCGGCGCCACCGAGGTCATGACCGACCTCGCGGCGAAGCGGTGGGGCTGGTGACCGCGCCCGCTCCCACCGTGGGCACACCCGTGCGCCACGACGAGGAGTTCCTCGCCAACCGGGAGGCCTCGCTGGTCGCGC contains these protein-coding regions:
- a CDS encoding LLM class F420-dependent oxidoreductase, whose translation is MELGLSVGYWSAGPPEGAAELVARADDLGLDSVWTAEAYGSDALTPLAWWGSRTERVRLGTAIMQMSARTPTAAAMAAMTMDHLSGGRFVLGLGASGPQVVEGWYGQPYPKPLARTREYVEVVRQVLAREAPVRHEGAFYPLPLAGGSGLGKPLRSTVHPLRVDLPIFLAAEGPKNVALAAEIADGWFPLWFGPSADAFYRTALADGFDRDGARHTLDDFEVVCPVPVVIDDDVERAADALRPEIALYAGGMGAKGANFHADVFSRMGWEAEVSTIQDAYLAGDRKAAIAAVPLAMVEDVALVGSEAKIADELARWEETVLTTMILRPDEATIRTIARLLGRR
- a CDS encoding TetR/AcrR family transcriptional regulator; this translates as MSTTVAASPRQTQADRSRDTRLKLMQAVVECLVDVGWAGTTTTLVSERAGVSRGAQLHHFASRGELVAAAVEHLGAESVRALRADSDALGRPVRTPAVVGLIVDFYVSPLFAAALELWVAARTDTALRELVIPLQGRLGRETHRLAVDLLDVDESRRGAREAVQATLDLARGLALANQLTDDSVRRARIVAEWSAQLEERLA
- a CDS encoding TIGR03084 family metal-binding protein; the protein is MTAAPVNAQQQVVDDLAAENDDLDARVADLDAAGWRTPTPAAGWDVAHQVAHLAWTDHASLLAVTDPAGFTALLADAAQDPTGFVDTAAAEGAATPVAELLARWRTGRAELLVALAAVPSGVKIPWFGPPMSAASMATARLMETWAHGQDVADALGQVREPTARLRHVAHIGVRTHGFAHLVNGLQPPAAPVRVELTAPDGSTWTWNDDAVEVVRGTAVDFCLLVTQRRHRDDLALVAQGPVAQQWLTVAQAFAGPPGGGRSAAEVSP
- a CDS encoding acyclic terpene utilization AtuA family protein — its product is MLTGGELDVLTGDYLAELTMLILGRQRAKDPTRGYATTFLRQLETGLGEARARGVKVVANAGGLNPAGLADAVRTLAQRLGLDVSVAHVEGDDLLPRADELGLGGALTANAYLGAAGIATCLRAGADVVVTGRVTDASLVVGPGMAHFGWGAAGSSTDDLDALAGAVVVGHVLECGTQATGGNYSFSARHDVRRPGFPLAELHADGSAVITKHPGTGGAVTVGTVTAQLLYEIQGARYAGPDVTTRFDTISLAQDGPDRVRISGTVGEPPPPTTKVCVNTLGGFRNEMTVALTGLDVEAKAELVTAQLEAALDPRPQTVAWTLSRLDTPDAATQAQATALLRCAVSDEDPKVVGRSFSGAVVELALASIAGFHVLAPPGDGTPYGRYTAAYVDNAVPQHLATGVLHQPPATTRPLHPVPDPELPEALTGPTRRVPLGTVFGARSGDKGGDANVGVWAESDAGYAWLAHELTPDRLRVLLPETAELEIHRTLLPNLRAVNLVLVGLLGEGVASAHRFDPQAKAVGEWLRSRLVDLPVTLLEETP
- a CDS encoding acyl-CoA dehydrogenase family protein — protein: MSTAEHFETPERRELRSTVRRFVEREVVPHLSDWERAGELPRSLHVRAAELGLLGLGFDEEVGGSGGDLLDTVLLTEELIQAGGSSGLVAGLLTHGIALPHVVAAGDPTLRDRFVRPTLAGELIGSLGITEPDGGSDVAGLRTTAVRDGDSYVVNGAKTYITSGTRADFVTTAVRTGGPGHGGISLLVVEASTPGFTVTRRLEKMGWHCSDTAELSFVDARVPVGNLVGVEGTGFVQIAQQFQSERISLAVQAYATAQRCLDLTLDWVRQRETFGRPLIARQTVRHTLVEMRSRIELARAFTRDLAVRVNEGAEDIGGVCVAKNTACAAADFVVDKAVQLHGGMGYMREAEVERHYRDARILSIGGGATEVMTDLAAKRWGW